The Oryza glaberrima chromosome 9, OglaRS2, whole genome shotgun sequence genome includes a window with the following:
- the LOC127785121 gene encoding uncharacterized protein LOC127785121 — MNNSGGDQQLARHGQELSSQQRNRPIALSRNVLHSEEESSISSLLYVGRLLSSAGGGAPEHMASLRTKLLRDWNPSGAVNFWRATDGAFLIQFYERADLARVLDGAPWCCDGDDLFVLQRAKPDVNLLDQVRFFKAELWVKFYFNYVPVVYLSEASIYALAAHIGELVKCPDKAASFFRARILVDVTRPLVASIDVKLEDGECRSISVEYERVGSILCGTCRILGHSADRCSTGNQRPSIPRNRSRLSRSSTVNRDDGGGSVGSSSSAGSGISPPLPPSEVAAAPPTDEFTSGMGVDDGGVPSLTTPHTRGLKYYFQKYLFLMSSKKKNPAGEQMVCNPADNMEADAQSGPQPVTSSPPHTSQEDMVIEAAGSNQGHTASSNVEIECTPQITPTTESLLQNGLMASHDGNGGVITTVIVGPVDRVLRDNANAKPDSPERYDDMTRRILESAVQPHAPK, encoded by the exons ATGAACAATTCCGGCGGCGATCAGCAATTGGCACGCCATGGTCAGGAGTTGTCTTCTCAGCAGCGCAACCGGCCGATTGCGCTATCAAGGAACGTCCTCCACAGCGAGGAGGAGAGCAGCATTTCCAGCCTTCTGTACGTAGGAAGGCTCCTCTCatcagccggaggaggagcaccgGAGCACATGGCGTCGCTGCGAACCAAGCTTCTCCGAGACTGGAATCCATCAGGCGCGGTGAACTTCTGGCGAGCCACGGACGGTGCCTTCCTGATCCAGTTCTACGAGAGAGCTGACCTTGCCAGAGTGCTGGACGGCGCGCCGTGGTGCTGCGACGGTGATGACTTGTTCGTCCTGCAGCGCGCCAAGCCCGACGTGAACCTGCTCGATCAGGTCCGCTTCTTCAAGGCCGAGCTCTGGGTGAAGTTCTACTTCAACTACGTCCCCGTGGTGTACTTATCCGAGGCGTCCATCTACGCGCTCGCCGCACACATCGGCGAGCTGGTGAAGTGCCCCGACAAGGCCGCGTCCTTCTTCAGGGCACGGATCCTGGTCGATGTCACGCGGCCTCTGGTCGCCTCCATCGACGTCAAGCTGGAAGATGGTGAGTGCAGGTCGATATCCGTGGAGTACGAGCGCGTCGGGAGCATATTATGCGGGACATGCCGGATATTGGGGCATTCGGCGGACCGGTGCAGCACGGGAAACCAGCGGCCCAGTATTCCTAGAAATAGGAGCCGGCTATCTAGATCATCCACAGTCAACCGCGACGATGGCGGTGGCTCGGTGGGGTCTTCGTCGTCGGCCGGCAGTGGCAtatcaccgccgctgccgccatcggAGGTTGCAGCCGCGCCACCAACTGATGAATTCACCTCAGGAATGGGTGTTGACGACGGAGGTGTTCCCTCACTAACAACTCCTCACACCCGTGGTTTGAAGTATTATTTCCAAAAATACCTTTTCTTGATGTCTTCCAAAAAGAAGAATCCCGCCGGAGAGCAGATGGTCTGCAATCCTGCGGACAATATGGAAGCTGACGCTCAAAGCGGTCCGCAGCCGGTGACATCATCTCCACCGCACACTTCCCAG GAAGATATGGTCATCGAAGCAGCAGGTAGCAACCAGGGACACACTGCAAGCTCAAATGTGGAAATCGAGTGCACACCGCAGATCACCCCAACAACGGAATCACTTCTCCAAAATG GTTTAATGGCATCGCATGATGGCAATGGAGGAGTAATCACTACTGTAATTGTGGGTCCAGTTGATCGAGTACTCCGAGATAATGCCAACGCAAAACCTGACAGCCCGGAAAGATATGATGATATGACCCGTCGAATTCTGGAATCAGCAGTGCAGCCCCACGCCCCAAAATGA
- the LOC127784684 gene encoding uncharacterized protein LOC127784684, protein MVMKPNSAQARGGNGGMSSYSTSWTDVVIDRIHGEAKSAYESIPPYFRRFDAFGNDEHPSIFKPRLKPQVNQLELFAITTTSPAHGPGQPPLDSAGGERGQLRRPPTPETDKDHIVVAAVGPYHHRTASAQQQPPPLITCAKKCGIVKYLTGSFNLDVVGFLQWVQRNEERARRCYERESFQMNSQEFAEMLLLDGCVLLFAIFLLRPSIREDKLPAELAADADHGREFRNLSAHISFHMKQTTLDLLVLHNQIPFFVLTELHSRLKNTFFAGVNYSLEELALSCFQDVHPFGLKEGDLSPTTQRDGGGNGGGSGTERFPQRVHHLLHLFHWSLVPGQKYGVDINSIPPREPESHLPSATELEESLTIFTKQKDAKGSRSSCCLDITFESSRMATRGVMRLPALHIHGYSEAVFRNLIAFEQNHLRCGHGVTTYAICMARLLQSDADARLLRNSGILPYTQRTDKEIVDFFRQLVDECRNTCMPDDLIALCKDVAAHHQSRGVRVMKGFVLQCFPKQTITFFVIFGAIISIATLINTVHSMYRYYHPRGNLPPMGR, encoded by the coding sequence ATGGTCATGAAACCGAATTCAGCGCAAGCACGAGGAGGAAACGGAGGGATGAGCTCGTACAGCACCAGCTGGACGGACGTGGTGATCGATCGAATCCACGGGGAAGCGAAGAGCGCATACGAGTCCATCCCTCCGTACTTTCGAAGGTTCGATGCCTTCGGAAACGACGAACACCCTTCCATTTTCAAGCCTCGCCTGAAGCCGCAGGTGAACCAGCTTGAGCTTTTTgctattactactactagtccTGCTCACGGTCCGGGACAGCCACCGCTGGATTCCGCCGGCGGAGAGCGTGGGCAGCTGCGGCGGCCACCGACGCCAGAAACGGACAAGGACCACATAGTCGTTGCTGCCGTCGGGCCGTACCACCACCGCACCGCAtcggcgcagcagcagccgccgccactcaTCACTTGTGCCAAGAAGTGTGGCATCGTCAAGTACCTCACTGGCTCGTTCAACCTTGACGTCGTCGGCTTCCTACAATGGGTGCAACGCAACGAAGAGCGAGCGCGGCGCTGCTACGAGCGGGAGTCCTTCCAGATGAACTCCCAGGAGTTCGCCGAGATGCTGCTGCTCGACGGGTGCGTCCTGCTCTTCGCCATCTTCCTTCTCAGGCCGAGCATACGCGAGGACAAGCTGCCGGCCGAGCTGGCTGCCGACGCCGATCACGGGAGGGAGTTCAGGAACCTGTCCGCACATATATCCTTCCACATGAAGCAGACCACGCTGGACCTGCTGGTGCTGCACAACCAGATCCCCTTCTTTGTGCTCACCGAACTGCACAGCCGACTCAAGAACACCTTCTTTGCCGGCGTCAACTACAGCTTGGAAGAACTCGCTCTCTCTTGCTTCcaggacgtccacccgtttggTTTGAAAGAAGGCGATCTGAGCCCGACGACACAGAGAGACGGaggtggcaatggcggcggcagcggcactgAACGGTTCCCACAACGAGTCCATCATCTGCTGCATCTTTTCCATTGGTCTCTAGTGCCTGGACAGAAGTATGGCGTGGACATAAATTCCATTCCACCGAGGGAGCCAGAGTCACATCTGCCCAGCGCGACCGAGCTAGAGGAGTCGCTCACCATCTtcaccaagcagaaggatgccAAGGGTAGCAGGAGCTCCTGCTGCTTGGACATCACCTTCGAGAGCAGTAGGATGGCCACGCGCGGGGTGATGCGCCTCCCTGCGCTGCACATCCACGGGTACAGCGAGGCCGTCTTCCGCAACCTCATCGCCTTCGAGCAGAACCATCTCCGCTGCGGCCACGGCGTCACCACCTACGCCATCTGCATGGCTCGCCTGCTCCAGTCTGACGCCGACGCGAGGTTGCTGAGGAACAGCGGGATCCTGCCGTACACGCAGCGGACCGACAAGGAGATCGTCGACTTCTTCAGGCAACTGGTCGACGAGTGCAGGAACACCTGCATGCCAGATGATCTTATTGCACTCTGCAAGGATGTGGCGGCGCACCATCAGAGCAGAGGCGTCAGGGTCATGAAAGGCTTCGTGCTTCAGTGCTTCCCCAAGCAGACCATCACTTTCTTTGTCATCTTCGGTGCCATAATCTCCATTGCCACACTCATCAATACCGTCCACTCCATGTATAGATACTATCACCCCCGTGGAAACCTTCCTCCCATGGGGAGGTGA